Part of the Edaphobacter lichenicola genome, GTCCTGAAGTCCAGGGTTGACCCGGCGAGCAGACCGGAAGTCCATCAAAATCCAGGGACTTGTGCCGCGAAGCTGAGGGATTTTGTTGAGCATCGCAATCTGGTGCCGATAGATCTCAGCCTGATACTCCTCAGTCCACAATGCCGGGTGAGTATCGCCGGAAGCCGCATGGTTGCCGGCTTTTGCGTCACCACCCCACTCGGACATGATCAGCGGCTTGTCGTAGCGAATGTCCCACGTCGTCGTATCCGCCCCCTCCGCGTGCTGCTCATACCAGCCGATATACTCATTCGTACCAATAACATCCAGCGCCTTGCCAAGCGGGTCGTCGACGATCTTATTCGAACCGCTTGCAGTCTTCTCCGTTCGAACCAGAAGAGCCGCAGTGACCAGACGCGTGGGATCAAGCTGATGCGCGAGATCGACCATAGCCGTGAGGTATTTCGTGCGGGCTTCGGTGTTTGGCGTCTCATTCGCGACCGACCAGAGCACGATCGACGCCTTGTCGCGATCGCGGCGGATCATCTCAGAGAGCTGTTGCCTGGACTTCGCAAGCACCGCTTGATTGTCGAATTGGAGCGCCCAATAGTCCGGAATCTCGGACCACACCATAAGGCCAAGACGGTCCGCGGTGCGGGTCATGCGTTCATCATGCGGATAGTGTGCGAGGCGAACGTAGTTGCAGCCAAGTTCTTTCGCCCAGCCGAGGAGCGTGTCGACATCCTTTTGGGTGTAAGCGCGGCCCGTGCGGTAAGGCGCCTCCGCGTGGATGGAGATGCCACGAAGGAAGACCGGTTTGCCATTGAGGAGGATCTGCGTGCCACGGGTTTCGATGGTGCGGAAGCCAATGGTGTCTTCGATCTTGTCAGGGCCCGAGGAAATTTCGACCTTATAGAGCTTGGGATCTTCGGGTGACCACAGGCTAAGCGATTTTGTGGGAATGCTGATCGCTGCCCGCGAGTTCGCGTCGACCGTTGACTCAATCTTGGCATGTAACTCGGGGATCGTGACGGTGACTGGAGTACCGGCCGGTGCACCCTCCACGTGGACGTAGCCTTCGATAACAGATCGGTCTGTGCGGCTGAGGTGGAGGTCGTAGTCGTCTATGAACTGATCGGGAACCTCT contains:
- a CDS encoding glycoside hydrolase family 2 protein, encoding MQKSATRSILTASLLAVGFNTPAFCQTSPQANTTLLVDIDHRPSTSLNGDWRTIVDQYSTGIYTLHQELRKDGFFMNAPFDPSGHPQDYNFANAATLRVPGDWNTQRPELLYYEGPIWYEKDFQHTAVSNKHTFLHIGAANYRTFVWVNTKKICEHEGGFTPFDCDITAALHDGSNFVVLSVDSTRIAEGVPTLQTDWWNYGGLTRDVSLVEVPDQFIDDYDLHLSRTDRSVIEGYVHVEGAPAGTPVTVTIPELHAKIESTVDANSRAAISIPTKSLSLWSPEDPKLYKVEISSGPDKIEDTIGFRTIETRGTQILLNGKPVFLRGISIHAEAPYRTGRAYTQKDVDTLLGWAKELGCNYVRLAHYPHDERMTRTADRLGLMVWSEIPDYWALQFDNQAVLAKSRQQLSEMIRRDRDKASIVLWSVANETPNTEARTKYLTAMVDLAHQLDPTRLVTAALLVRTEKTASGSNKIVDDPLGKALDVIGTNEYIGWYEQHAEGADTTTWDIRYDKPLIMSEWGGDAKAGNHAASGDTHPALWTEEYQAEIYRHQIAMLNKIPQLRGTSPWILMDFRSARRVNPGLQDNFNRKGLISDQGVRKQAFFILQKAYKDKTLGRAE